One window of Clarias gariepinus isolate MV-2021 ecotype Netherlands chromosome 21, CGAR_prim_01v2, whole genome shotgun sequence genomic DNA carries:
- the cemip2 gene encoding cell surface hyaluronidase, whose product MQGYRGPGRHPQSMNPSNGSAPYSMTRVVPMRSPPPVKALPPPPARPKPLAPPPARSPAIHVPEAHNRQIMKNTYICIGVSFFTFFVVLFLVLGLSPREVLDENCPDHNLMLSKWKPGNNSKMDVVVRNGERLKLIASATMRSLTIQSGGLVVFADNKDGSNNITLLTGFILIEDGGALYIGAPKCRYRSHGTITLVGRSDDTSVSPVPDFGRKFVGVRPGGTLELHGLQRPSWTLLTRTVPATGLAAISYTFEKNFSRGINLRVVDQDTGALLSNERFDTHESQNDSRKLTQMLQSLPHGRIVTLAVGDSAAKSLLDETKRTVQELLGSHYVHKLKYRQAWALVSVVGGGNGSCSEDVREHENHDTGGKALARRDFVTVDGVRFFVSAYSEWRNGFAISGFQVDVVDQVILNVQDDVSSWRPGDRIVVASTDYSMHQAEEFTLLPCPHCGRTQLRIQGKPQFTHMGEIVDGVDMRAEVALLSRNILIHGEMESSCYGNNWCQYYNHDTFGGHVKILGNFSSVHMSQVELKHMGQQAERDSNPVHFHMCGDVDENSAYLDSLSIHHSFSRCVSIHATNGLLVRDTVGYDTLGHCFFLADGTEQRNTFYHNLGLVTRPGTILPTERNDTLCIKIRDRVHGGYTPSPATECKAVSTFWIANPNNNLINNAAAGSQDAGIWYIFHNSSTGDSNGLVPETKAELTPLGIFYNNRVHSNFKAGLFIDKGVKTTNSSAADPREYLCLDNNARFRPHLDSDPTKPRVAALIDTLISFKNNDLGAWIRGGDIIIRNSGFADNGVGLSFASDGSYPKDIGASQEVSESLFVGESRNRGTSGGQNKYWGVGGVDGYNRTLPRNKTFPIRGFQIYDGPVRLMKSTFTAYVPTPDRFTTAVGFSLKNVWQLTPRNNLSSLSFLPSVTLRAFFGRPGQWFEDNDLDGDKNSIFHDLDGSVSGYPDTYVVRADNFLLQHPDCVKMPQWSGSVCSGRYAQVYIKTQGVPNLSLSIIRDEYPDKPLVLRGINSQTALSQQYQPVLMLSKSYTLHWNGQAPKEIVLSLTNFNQGDWALIGLCYPSDTTFQVMSDIYDRQKNMFDGMEDYGTVSSLAELEKRQQDRKYFFDRDTGLLWLYTRARHPRNGHSYCSTRGCERVKITATTSTKQTCNCTAAAYPKYTREPKASVLMSSPVTQPCNKCGASKLVFSNDPWNSYLQTQIKSLSVADEEKNDTQAFITVNTKQFNLTKTGFLVVTVDSCTGKVLKNLFFVKPDSRMEQYFKAEIPARSIVLLASRGKPNGFAGVAQYLVPLGAAKVADLQGKESLSFFGFQGASSPPPWVSFLMNQGQEVVEKYLPLSLNEYSCPPGTELPQRKDLELLRKARS is encoded by the exons ATGCAGGGGTACAGAGGCCCAGGCCGCCATCCCCAGTCAATGAATCCATCCAACGGATCAGCGCCTTACTCCATGACCCGGGTCGTACCCATGAGATCACCGCCCCCTGTCAAAGCCCTGCCTCCACCACCAGCACGTCCAAAACCGTTAGCTCCTCCACCAGCACGATCGCCTGCCATTCACGTCCCGGAGGCCCACAACCGGCAGATAATGAAAAACACCTACATCTGCATCGGAGTCAGTTTTTTCACGTTCTTCGTCGTGCTTTTCCTCGTCCTTGGTCTGAGCCCCAGAGAAGTTCTTGATG AGAACTGTCCCGACCACAACCTGATGCTGAGCAAATGGAAACCCGGAAATAACTCGAAAATGGATGTGGTCGTACGTAACGGAGAACGGCTCAAACTCATTGCATCAGCCACCATGCGCTCTCTCACCATCCAATCAGGAG GGTTGGTGGTGTTTGCTGATAATAAAGACGGTTCGAACAACATCACTTTACTAACAGGCTTTATTTTAATTGAAGATGGAGGCGCACTTTACATCGGCGCCCCGAAGTGTCGTTATCGTTCGCACGGCACCATCACGCTAGTGGGCCGCTCAGACGACACTTCCGTGTCTCCCGTACCCGATTTTGGACGCAAGTTTGTCGGCGTGCGTCCCGGTGGCACACTGGAGCTCCACGGCCTCCAGCGTCCGTCCTGGACTCTGCTAACACGCACCGTCCCCGCCACGGGCCTGGCGGCAATCAGTTACACCTTCGAAAAGAACTTCAGCAGAGGCATCAACCTTCGCGTTGTAGACCAGGACACGGGCGCGTTGCTGAGCAACGAACGCTTCGACACGCACGAATCACAGAACGACAGCAGAAAGCTGACCCAGATGCTGCAGTCGCTGCCACACGGGCGCATCGTCACTCTCGCCGTGGGTGACTCGGCTGCAAAGAGCCTTCTCGATGAGACCAAGAGGACCGTCCAGGAGCTTCTGGGCAGCCACTACGTCCATAAGCTCAAATACAG GCAGGCTTGGGCGTTGGTGTCGGTGGTCGGTGGAGGAAACGGCTCCTGCTCAGAGGACGTACGCGAGCACGAGAACCACGACACCGGGGGAAAGGCGCTCGCCCGCCGAGACTTTGTCACCGTGGACGGTGTGCGATTCTTCGTGTCTGCTTACAGCGAGTGGCGGAACG GTTTCGCCATATCAGGATTCCAGGTGGACGTGGTGGACCAGGTGATCCTGAACGTGCAGGATGACGTAAGCAGCTGGAGGCCAGGAGATCGCATCGTGGTCGCCAGTACTGATTATTCCATGCACCAGGCTGAAGAGTTCACATTGCTGCCCTGCCCCCACTGCGGCAGAACACAGCTTCGGATACAAG GGAAGCCTCAGTTTACTCACATGGGCGAGATTGTGGACGGTGTGGACATGCGCGCTGAGGTCGCCCTTCTCTCTAGGAACATCCTCATCCATGGAGAGATGGAGAGCTCCTGCTACGGCAACAACTGGTGTCAGTACTACAACCATGACACCTTCGGAGGACACGTCAAG attctGGGAAATTTCTCCTCAGTGCACATGTCTCAAGTCGAACTGAAGCATATGGGACAGCAGGCAGAGAGGGACAGCAACCCAGTCCACTTCCACATGTGCGGAGATGTGGATGAGAACAGCGCCTACCTGGACTCACTCTCCATCCATCACTCGTTCTCCCGCTGCGTCTCCATCCACGCTACCAACGGCTTACTG GTCAGGGACACGGTGGGATACGACACGCTGGGTCACTGTTTCTTCCTGGCGGATGGAACCGAGCAGAGGAACACGTTTTATCATAACCTGGGATTAGTGACGAGGCCAGGGACCATCCTGCCCACGGAGCGCAACGACACCTTGTGCATCAAAATACGAGATCGGGTGCACGGGGGATACACACCTTCACCGGCCACTGAGTGCAA GGCTGTGTCGACGTTTTGGATCGCCAACCCAAACAACAATCTGATCAACAACGCAGCCGCTGGCTCGCAG GATGCAGGAATTTGGTACATCTTTCACAATTCCTCGACAGGAGACTCTAATGGGCTCGTTCCCGAGACTAAAGCTGAACTGACCCCGCTGGGGATTTTCTACAACAACAGAGTTCATTCCAACTTCAAG GCTGGTCTTTTTATCGATAAAGGAGTGAAGACGACAAACTCCAGCGCTGCAGATCCTCGCGAATACCTCTGCCTCGACAACAACGCCAG GTTTCGTCCCCATCTGGACTCGGACCCTACCAAGCCGCGCGTGGCCGCGCTTATCGACACGCTGATCTCCTTTAAGAACAACGACCTCGGCGCCTGGATCCGTGGTGGTGACATCATCATAAGGAACTCTGG ATTTGCAGATAACGGTGTTGGACTGTCATTTGcaag TGATGGCAGTTATCCTAAAGACATTGGCGCCAGTCAGGAGGTGTCCGAGTCCCTGTTTGTAGGGGAGAGCAGGAACCGCGGCACCAGCGGAGGACAGAATAAATACTGGGGTGTTGGAGGAGTGGACGGCTACAACCGGACACTGCCACGAAACAA GACGTTTCCCATCCGCGGGTTTCAGATCTATGATGGACCTGTTCGGCTGATGAAGAGCACGTTCACGGCGTACGTGCCCACTCCGGATCGGTTCACTACAGCCGTGGGCTTCAGCCTCAAAAACGTCTGGCAGCTCACACCGAGAAACAACCTGTCCTCACTGTCCTTCCTGCCCAGC GTGACCCTCAGGGCATTTTTTGGTCGTCCTGGTCAGTGGTTTGAGGACAACGACTTGGACGGAGACAAAAACTCAATCTTCCATGACCTGGATGGATCAGTGAGTGGTTACCCCGACACGTATGTGGTAAGAGCTGACAACTTCCTGCTCCAGCACCCTGACTGCGTGAAAATGCCGCAGTGGAGCGGGTCTGTCTGCAGCGGGCGCTATGCTCAG GTGTACATAAAGACGCAAGGTGTGCCCAACCTGAGCCTGTCAATCATCAGGGACGAGTATCCGGATAAGCCCTTAGTGTTAAGGGGCATTAACAGCCAGACGGCGCTCTCCCAGCAGTACCAGCCCGTTCTGATGCTGAGCAAGAGCTATACGCTGCACTGGAATGGCCAGGCGCCCAAAGAAATCGTCCTCTCACTTACCAACTTTAACCA AGGCGACTGGGCGCTCATTGGCCTCTGCTACCCTTCAGACACGACTTTCCAGGTGATGTCGGACATTTACGACCGTCAGAAAAACATGTTTGATGGCATGGAAGACTACGGCACCGTATCCTCTCTGGCTGAGCTGGAAAAGCGCCAACAGGACAGGAAGTACTTTTTCGACCGGGATACTGG tttgcttTGGTTGTACACTCGAGCACGGCATCCCCGTAATGGCCACAGTTACTGCTCTACCCGGGGCTGCGAGCGAGTAAAGATCACGGCCACCACGAGCACTAAGCAAACCTGTAACTGCACCGCTGCTGCCTACCCCAAGTACACCAGGGAGCCCAAAGCATCAGTGCTCATGTCTTCACCCGTCACACAACCCTGCAACAAATGCGGGGCCTCAAAG CTGGTTTTCTCTAACGACCCCTGGAACAGCTACCTCCAAACACAGATCAAATCCCTCAGTGTCGCCGATGAGGAAAAGAACGACACGCAAGCCTTCATCACT gtAAACACCAAACAATTTAACCTCACTAAAACCGGCTTCCTCGTTGTCACCGTAGATTCCTGCACTGGCAAGGTCCTCAagaatttgttttttgtaaagcCAGACTCCAGGATGGAGCAGTACTTCAAAGCTGAAATTCCAGCACG gtcAATTGTCCTGCTGGCCTCAAGAGGAAAACCTAATGGATTTGCTGGTGTCGCCCAGTATCTCGTCCCCCTGGGAGCGGCCAAAGTGGCAGACCTGCAGGGGAAAG agAGTCTCTCGTTCTTTGGCTTCCAGGGAGCATCATCGCCTCCACCATGGGTCTCGTTCCTAATGAACCAGGGTCAAGAGGTCGTGGAAAAatatctccctctctccttaAATGAATATTCGTGCCCTCCTGGAACAGAGCTACCACAACGGAAAGATCTAGAACTGCTGAGGAAAGCTCGGAGTTAA